GCCCTCCTCGACGCGGAGCGAGAGGTCGCGAACGGCAGTGACGTTGCCGAAGCGTTTGGTCACCCCGTCGAGTTCGATGGCGGCCATGACGGGGCCTTGTCGCACCACGGAATAAAGGGTTTAGGTCCCGGTATCAACGCTGACCTTCACGTGCGGCTGAACGCGCCGGGGTCACACCTCGTCGTCGGGGTCGTGTCGGTCGCGCATTCGGTCGGCCTCGCCGGCGTACCGCTCGCGGTCGGCCGCGTCGACGGCGCTCAGCGCGTCGGAGTCGACGTCGACGGCGGCGGTGACGCGGCTCCCCTGCTGGTGCATCACCGTCGCGGATCGTTCCTTCCGCACGGCCCGCGCGCCGTCCGGCGTCGCGTAGACCAGCGTGATCAGGTTCCGGTCGTCGTACGATCGCTCGACCAGCCAGGCACGGACGCTCTCGGTTCCTTCGGCGGACGCGTCGTCGGCGTCGGTCATACGTCCGCCTCGTGGCGGCGGGCATATACCGCCTGTCATGTGCGACCGCAGCCGCGCTCGTCGTTGTCGTCGTGACCGACCATCCGGGGTGTGTCCCCGCCGGGACGGCACCTGTCAACCGGAAAGATATACCGACATACTTTGGCTGGTAATTAATACGGAGGCCGTTCATATGTCGTGACGATGGGGGATAGATGCAACCAGGGGGACCACGGAGACGTATTGACAAACCGCCGACGGCAGCTGGTGCTCAGCCAACTGCAATCACACGAGTCGATGACGCTTCGCGACCTCGCCGAGCAGATCGCCGTCACCGACCAGCAGACCGAGATCGAAGCACTCAGCCAGGAGGCCGTCGAGGAGATCGAAGTCGCGCTTCACCACGTGCACGCGCCGAAACTCGCGGACGCGGGCTACGTCGACTACGACGCCCGGCGACGGCTCGTGGGACTGACGGACGAGGGTCGGCAACTCGGGGTGGAGACCGAATGCGACGACCGGATCGAGTCGTCGGAGAGCGTCACGGTCGACCTGTGTCTCGACACCATCTCCGACCTCCACGAGATGATTCGGAGTCACGACCGGCTGTCCGTCCGGATGAGCTACGACGAGATCATCGGGACGCTTCTCACGGAGGTCGACGCGAGCGAGGACAGACCGGTCGAAGACGAAGAGGAAGCCCGGTAGTCCAGTCGTCCGGCAGGACGCCCGTTCTCGTCCTTCGGCCCGCAGTCGTCCAGAGTGGCGGCCACGTCCGCGTAGCGACGCCCACGTCCACCGCGCTCGCGCCCGCCGGTGGACGCGAAGCCTCAAGCCGCTCGGATGGCTAGCGCGGCCGTGGAACCGAACGAGGTCCGCGCACGCGCCGGCGACCTCCCGCGGAGCCCCGGCGTGTATCAGTTCGTCGCGGGTGAGGCCACGCTGTACGTCGGGAAGGCGGTCGACCTCCGCAGCCGTGTCCGGTCGTACGCCGATCCCCGCGGGGAGCGGATCCGCCGGATGGTCGCCGCCGCCGAAACGGTCGACGTCGCCGTGACCGACACGGAGACGCAGGCCCTCCTGTTGGAGGCGAACCTGATCAAGCGGCACCAGCCGCGGTACAACGTCCGACTGAAGGACGACAAGTCCTACCCGCTGGTGCAGTTGACCGACCACTCCGTCCCGCGCATCGAGGTGACGCGTGACCCCGAACCGGGAGCGACGGTGTTCGGCCCCTTTACCGACAAGGGTCGGGTCGAAACAGTAGTAAAAGCGCTCCGGGAGACGTACGGCCTGCGGGGCTGTTCCGACCACAAGTACGCCGGCCGCGACCGGCCCTGTCTCGACTACGAGATGGGGCTCTGCTCGGCCCCCTGTACGGGCGAGATCGGAGAGGAGAGCTACCGCGACGACGTCGCGGCGGCCGTCCGGTTCTTCGAGGGCGAGACGGGCGTGCTCGCCGACCCGCTCTCGCGGGAGATGGAGGCGGCGGCGCAGGCCCAGGAGTTCGAGCGCGCGGCGAATCTCAGGGACCGACTGTCGGTGGTCGAAGCCTTCCACGGCGGCGGCGAGGAGGCCGTCAGCAGCCGTGGCGACGAGCGGACCGTGGACGTCCTCGGCGCGGCGATCGAGGGCGACGCCGCGACCGTCGCGCGCCTCCACGCCGAGCGGGGGCAGCTCGTCGACCGCTCCCGGCACCGCCTCGACGCGCCCGACGGGCGCGACGCGGCCGTCGCGGCGCTGTTGAGCGCGTTCCTCCCGCAGTACTACGCCGAGCGCGACCTCCCCGACGCGGTGTTGCTCTCGGAACGGCCCGACGACGAGGACGTGGTCGCCTGGCTCGAAGCCGAGGGCGTCGCCGTCCGCGTGCCGGGGACGGGGCGAGAGGCGAAACTCGTCGAACTCGCGCTGAAGAACGCCCGCCGGAGCGACGGCCGGACGGACGGCGTGGGCGCGCTCGCCGAGGCGCTCTCGATCCCCCGCCCCGAACGGATCGAGGGGTTCGACGTGAGCCACGCCCAGGGCCGGGCCGTCGTGGGAAGCGACGTCTGTTTCGTCGGCGGCGACGCCGACACCGCGGCCTACCGCCGAAAGAAGCTCACCGAGGGGAACGACGACTACCTGCACATGCGCGAGCTGATCGGCTGGCGGGCCGAGCGCGCGGTCGAGGCCCGCGACGACCGCCCCGACCCGGATCTCCTCCTCGTCGACGGCGGCCGCGGCCAACTCGACGCCGCCCGCGCCGCGCTCGACGCGGTCGGCTGGGACGTCCCGGTCGTCGCGCTGGCGAAAGAAGAGGAGGTCGTCGTCACCCCTACCCGCAGACACGACTGGCCGTCGACCGATCCGAGCCTGCACCTGCTCCAGCGGGTCCGCGACGAGGCCCACCGCTTCGCCGTGCAGTACCACCAGACGCTCCGCGACGATGTCTCGACGGTGCTGGACGAGGTGCCCGGCGTCGGTCCCGAGACGCGGACGAAACTGCTCCGGCGGTTCGGGAGCGTCGACGCGATCCGGGCGGCCTCCCTCGACGATCTGACCGACGTGCCCGGCGTGGGTGAGAAGACGGCGCGGACGCTCACGGAGCGGCTGTAGCCGTCTCGGCCGTCCCCGACGGCACCGAGCGCTCTACGACACCCCGGGATCCAGCCGTTCCGGCCCGGAGAACAGCCACGTCGCCGCCACGAGCCAGGGAACTACCACGACGAGGCCGGTGACGGTCGGGCCGAAAAGCAGCGGCGGCGACGGTCGGGAGAGGAGGGCGCCGACCCCGCCAACGGCGTTGATCGCGCCATGGCCGAGCGCCGCGGGCCACACACTGCCCGACCGGAGCGTCACCCACGCGAGGAACGTCCCCGTCGCGACCGTCATCGGAACCATTGCGAGCATCCCCGTCCACGGCGCGCCCGGGTAGCCGAACCCGTAGTTGTAGCCCATGGCGAGGATCGGCCAGTGCCAGACGCCCCAGACGACGCCGACGCTGCCGACGGCCACGCGCGGCCCGAGCGGGAGGAGCTTCGGGAGGAGGTAGCCGCGCCAGCCGAACTCCTCGCCGACGGCGAACAGGGTGTTGATCGCGGGGCCGACGGTGAGCGCCGCACCGACCTGGACGGCGACGACGAGTTCGGGCGTCAGTGGGGCCTCGGGCGGGAGAAGGTCTCTGACCGTCGCGAGCGTCGGGTCGAACTGCGCGGGGAACAGGATAAAAAAGAGGCCGACCCCGCAGATCGTGAGCACGGCGGGCGCGAGCCACGCGAGGAGGTACGACCGTATCGCGGCCGGGAGATTCGGGCGGAGGAGGCGTCGGGCACCGTCGAACCCCTCGTCGGTCAGCAGGCGCGTGAGCGCGTGCGCGACGGCGGGCGCGAACATGTAGCCGGTGGCGAGGAGGGCGGTCGCGAGGCTGAAGCCGGCGACGAGCGGCGGACTGTCGCGGAGCCCACCCGTGGCCGCGATGACGCCGCCGACGGTCCACGCGATGCCGAACGCGAGCGCGAGGAACACGACGACGCGACGACGTTCGAGGGAGGTAGGGCGGGCCAGCGGGCGTGCGTCTGTAGAGGACGCGGGCATGCGCGGTGCTACACCCGTCCATTACGTAGTGGTTCGTGTCGTACACCGAGACGGTCGATGACAGGGACCCTGCCGGAACTCGGCGAACGGGGACGGATCGCGGCTGAATACACGCTCCAGTATCAGTATGAGCTTCAGGACCGATCATCCGTCGCGGTTGCAGCAGCGCGTATCAGTCAACCTTACAGCGGCGCATCAGTCGATCCGGCTCGACGGAGACGTGCAGCCGCCAGAGCGGGTATGCCACGTCCTCCCCAGCCGATTCACTCGTTCACTTCGTTCACTCGCTCATCCCTCGCGCGCGAGTCGCGGACCGACGTCCGCGACGTCACGCGCCACCGCACCGCGGTCGGCGCGCGACGACCGAGCAGCGCGGGACACGGAGCGTCCCGCTGGCCGGACGGGGCGGGTTCGGCCGCCCCGTAGACGACCGCGGGGAGCGAGTGAACGTGCGAGGGACGACTGAACGAGTGAGTTGAGCGAACGAGTGAAACGGAGTCGGTTGGTGAGGCGGTGGCGTCATCACCCTGGTGACCGCTCTCGACACCGTCCGCTCTCGGACACGAAGGTGAATACTCGCCACACCCGTTCGTAGACACCCAACCGGTACACCGTCCTCCGGTACGAGTCCGACTACCGAACGGAACGTCCCGCTGAACCGCCGATCGCCCCGGGAACTGTCGGTCGCGGCGGCACCGGCGTCGTCGGTTCAGAGGTCGGCCGTGGTCTTCTCGTACTGCGTCGAGAGCTTCTCGGAGGCCTCTTCGAGAAGTCCCTCCTCGTACTCGTCGAGGTCCCACTCGACGACCTCCTCGACGCCCTCGGAGCCGAGCTTCACGGGGACGCCGAACGCGGTGTCCTCCTGGCCGAACTCGCCGTCGAGTTTGATCGAGCCGGGGAGCACCGCACCGGTGTCCCGGAGGACCGCCTCGGTCATGTGAGCGACGCCCGTCGCCGGTCCCCACTCCGTCGCACCCTTGCGGGAGATGACGTCCATCGCCGACTCCTGGAGGTCCGAGAGGATCTCCTCTTTCTCATCGTCGGTGAACGACGGATCCGCGCCGTCGACGCGGACCTTCGAGAAGACGGGCACCTGCGCGTCGCCGTGTTCACCCAGGATCGTCGCCTCGACGTTCTTCACGGGGACGTCGAAGCGCTCGGCGAGGACGTAGCGGAACCGCGCGGAGTCGAGCCGGCCGCCGAAACCGATCACCTTCTCGCGGGCGCGGTCGCCGACCTCGTACAGGTGGCGGTTGAGCAGGTCGACGGGGTTCGACGTCGTGATGGAGACGAAGTCGTCGTTGTACTCGGCGAGCGAGTCGTGGATGTCCTGCATGATGGGCGCGTTGTCGCCCGCGAGGTCGATCCGCGTCTGGCCCTCCTTGCGCGGGATGCCCGCCGTGATGACGACGACGTCCGACCCCTCGGTGGCCTCGTAGCCGCCCTGGACGACCCGCGTGTTCGAGTCGTAGGCGATGCCGTGGTTCGTGTCGGCCGCCTGGCCGACCGTCTTGTCCTCCATCTTCGGGATGTCGACGAGGACGAGCTCGTCACAGATGTCCCGAAGCGCGATGTTGTACCCGGCTGCGGCACCGACTGTCCCGGCGGCACCGACCACGCTCACTTTCGTCATACCAGTTTCACACGCGAACGGATTCCGATTAAACGCTTCGGAACCGCCGACGCGACCCGCCGACTATGGGGCCGAGAGCCGGCGTCTCCGGCGACCGGCCCGGTGGGTTTTTCGACCCGACTCTCCTGCGTGGAGGTATGAGCGATTTCGACAAGGAGGCGGAGCGAGAGAAGCTCCGCGAGAAGTACGAGCACGACCGGGAGAAGCGCAAGGAGACAGAGCGGATGAGTCAGCTCCTCCTCCAGGGGGCGACGATGACGAACCGCCACTGCGACACCTGCGGCGATCCCCTGTTCAGATACCAGGGTCAGGAGTTCTGCGCGACGTGCGAAGGCCGGGCGCAGGAAGCCAGCGCCGCGGCCGCCGAGGCCGACGAACCCGCGACGGACGTCCCCGGCGACTCCGGGGCGACGGCCGGGGTGAACGGTGCGGACGCGCCGGTCGACGCGGCCGAACCGGCCGACTCGGGGCCCGAGCCGACGGGCGACGACGCGGAGGCGATCGCAGAACCGGGGACCCCGCCCGCGGCGATCGACGGCGAGGCGGCGACCGGCGGCCGCGCGACGGACGCCGCCGTCGAGCCGGGTGTGTCGACGTCCGAGCCGCCGGCGTCGACCACACGGACCGGAACCGAGCCGGACCTCCAGGCGGCGCGCGCGTCGCTCGTCCGGACGATCACACACCACACCCAGCGGGCGGAGGCAGTCGAGGACCCACGCCGGGTGACCGACCACCTCACCGCGGTCCGCGAGGCGGCCGAGGCCCTCGCGGCGCTCGACGGGCGGCGATGACGCGAGTATTCCCCTCGACGGCTCCGAGCAGCCCGACGCCACGACACGATCGGTGACCGGTCCCGCGAGGTCCGTCGCCCAGCGCGCCGCCGACCCCGCGGTCCGTAGCGCGTCGGTGCCCGTGACCGTCGTCTCTTACTCGCTCTCGTCGAACGCGTAGTCGCTCCCGACCACCTCACGGATGCGCGCGGCCGTCTTCGCGCCGACGCCGCGCACCTCCTGTAACTCCTCCTCGGTGGCGGTCATCACCGCCTCGACGCTCCCCAGTGCCGAGAGGAGCGACTGCGCGGTGACGGGCCCGACGTCGGCGATGGCGCTCACGACGTACTCCTGCTGTTCGTCGAGCGTCTTCGCGCTCTTCTCGCCGTGGACGCTCACGGCCCGGTCCCGCTGGGTCTGCTCGCGCGTCGCGATCGTCGCCAGGAGCTCCGTTGTATCGCTCTCGTCGCGGGTGTGGAGGACGCTCACGCCGAAGTCGACGGCCAGCGAGGCGAGCGCGCCGCGGATCGCGCCGGGGTGGATGTTCCGTTCCTCGTACAGTCCGTCGCCCTCGATCACGACGACCGGCCGTGCGTAGTGCCGCGAGGCGTCGCGGGCCTGCTCGAACAGCGACCGATCCCCCCCGGTGAGCGTGTCGAGGAAGTCCGCGACGGTCTTCCGCTCGACGACGACCCGGTCCGAGAGGACGTAGTCGCCGACGGCGAGCGTCTCGAGCCTGGTTCGGACCCCCTCGCGCGTCGAGAGGTCGCGGGCGATCGTCGAGTCGAGTTCCCGCTGGTCGACGACGACCTCGACCTCCTCTTCGTCCCCGTCTTCGGCTTCGGCTTCTCCCTCGGCGTCACCCGCGGTGGCGACGACGCCCGCTTCGTCCTCGTTCTCGCCTTCGTCTCCGTCTCCGGGACCGGGATCAGCTTCAGCCTCGGGGTCGTCGTCGAGTTCGGCTGGGGTCGCCCCGAACTCCGTGAGCGACGAGTCCTTGGCGCGCTCGCCGCCGTTGGTGGCCGCGGTCCCCGCTCCGGTCGCCGTCGTCTCCGCGTCGGCCCCGCCGGTCTCGTCGGTCCCGGGATCCCCGGCGTCGTTTCCTGACGTTCCGCCGTCGTCGAACTCGTCGAGGCTCGTCTCCTCTAGCTCGCGTTCGAGTTCGGCCGCGACGCCCTTCAGGTCGCGGAGTTCGTCCTCCATCTCGCGTTCGCGTCGTCGCGAGATCCAGAAGAACGCCTCGTCGCGGGTATCCTCCGCCAACAACACGACGACGCGGCCCTCGGCCTGCCTGCCCGTCCGACCCTTGCGCTGGATCGACCGGATCGCCGTGGGGACGGGCTCGAAGAAGAGCACGAGGTCGACCTCGGGGACGTCGAGGCCCTCCTCGGCGACCGAGGTCGAGACGAGCACCTCGAACTCGCCGGCGCGGAACTCGTCGAGCGTCTCCTGTTGTTCGGTCTGGGTCATCCCCTCCGACCCCTCCGTATCCGACTGGCCGACGAACTTCCGGACGTGGAACGACTCGGCCAGGAAGTCGACGAGCGCCTCCGCCGTGTCGCGCGACTCGGTGAAGACGATGACGCGCTCGCCGCCCCCGATTCCAAGCGTTTCGGCCAGCAGGATGCGCGTCTGCGAGAACTTCGGGTGGATGCCGTCGTACGACTCGACCTGTCGCATCGCCTTTCGGACCTTGGGCTCGGCGACGAGGCGCTGGCTCGCTTTCGACGCGCCCGACGACCGCGCGGCGTTGCGCTGGCGCTCGAAGTACCGCCGGACGGATTCGACGGACTGAGTCTCGACGAGTTCGACCGCTCGGCGGAGCTTCATCACCTCCGCGTGGATCGACATGCCCTGGTAGCCCTCCGACTTCCCGGCGTTGATCAGCCGTTGCAGCTCGGCGCGCATCCCGTTGAGCTCCTTCTGGGACAGATCGGGCGAGCGCTTGTTCGTCACGCCCATCTCCGTCAGCTTCTCGAGCCGGTCGGCGATGACGTCGTTGAGCGCGTCGCGGATCTCGAGCACCTGCTCGGGCAGTTCGATCCGGTTCCACTCGACCTCCGTGTCGTGGGTGTACTCGGCGACGTCGGCGTCCTCGTCGGTCATGACCTCGACGTTCGCGAGGCCGAGGTTCTCGCAGACGGTGACGATGGCCTCCTCGTCGCCGCCGGGAGAGGCGGACATGCCGGTGACCAGCGGGTCGGACGCGTCGGCGTGGTAGCGCTCGGCGATGTACACGTAGGAGTAGTCGCCGGTCGCGCGGTGGCACTCGTCGAACGTGAGATGCGTCACTCCCGAGAGCGAGATCCGGTTGCCGATGAGGTCGTTCTCGACGACCTGCGGCGTCGCGATCACGACACGCGCGTCGTCCCACAGCGCGGCGCGGTCGTCGGGGCGGACCTCCCCGGTGAAGACGACGATCTCGTCGTCGGGGATCGACAGCGCCTCGCGATAAAACTCCGCGTGCTGTTGGACGAGCGGCTTCGTCGGGGCCAACATGAGCGAGGTACCCCCTCGCTCGTGTAACCGCTCGGCCGTCACGAGCAGCGAGACGGTCGTCTTCCCCAGCCCCGTCGGGAGACAGACGAGCGTGTGTGCGTCCCGTGCCGCGCTCGCGAGCCGGAGCTGGTAGCGACGGCGCTCGATGAACGCCGGCGAGAGCAACGGGTGGTCGACGAACGCGTCGTTCTCGGGCGTGGCCGCCATCGCTCACGCTTGGACGTCGCTCGGGTTAAGCGTTGGCGAACCGCGGTGAAAGTGAAACGGGGAGCGGCGACGCCGGTAGCCGACAGGGGGCGAACGGTGGCTGGTTCACGTCGCGTCGCGCGTCGAACGACCCGACGTCGACGGTTCGTCCGCGTCGAGCGCCGCCTCGGGGACCGAACAGCCGACGAGGGCGGCCCACTCGGCGACCCGGGACGGACGTGTGCGTGGAGTCATGACGAACGCCTCGAACGGAGTATCTCGAACGGAACATATAACGGTTGTGTCCAGTCTCGATCGTCGGGAACGGAACGGCCGACGGACGGTGCCGAGACGGGACTGGGACGGCTCGCGGCTCACCAGACGCCCTGGACGCGGTCCATCCAGGTGACGACGACGACGTGCGGGAGGGTGAGTACGGCGATGCCGACGAGGTACAGCGCGAGGAGGCCGTCGGGGTCGTCCGCGAGCGCCCCGAGCGACTCCGCCCCGGGCACCACGAGGGCGAGGCCGACGAAGCCGAGGAGCGAGACGGCGGTCAGCGGCGCGGCGTCGCGGGCGAAGCGTCCGAGCGCGTCCGCCGCGTCGCCCGCGGTGAGCGCCTCGCGCGACCCCGGATCGACGAGCAGGAGGCGGGCGATGTGCCGGAGCGCGTGCCAGAGGGTGAAGTACAGCCCGACCGCGAGCACCGGCGGGAGGACGGCGAAGAAGACCCACAGCAGCGCGAGTTCGCCCACGTCGACGGCCCAGGGGTGGCGTGCCGCCCCACCCCGAACGCGCCACGCGCCGACGCCGACGCCGACGAGCGTGAGCGCGAGGAGACCGCCGCCGGCGACGAGTCGCGCTGTCGGGGTGAAGAATGGGTCGAGCGCCGCGACGGGACCGCCGAACAGCGCGACGAACGCGCTCGCGACCCGTCGGTACTCGGCCGGGTGGAAGGCGAGCGGGGCGACCATCGGGAGCCCGCCGCGGACGACGAGCGCGAGGCCGCGTTCGGCCCGGGTGGAGAGGTGCTCGGCGTCGACGAACGCCAACAGCGCGTAGACGTCGCCCTGTCCCCAGTGGGCCCAGGTGAGGAGGATGAAAAACACCGCGGCCGAGACGGGGTCGAGGAACCACCACGCGAGATAGCCCCCGCCGGCGACTAGGTAGAGCAGGCCGACGCCGATCATCGACCGCCAGCGGCCGGTCCCGGCGGTTCGGGCGGGCGCGAGGTGGTCGACGGCACCGTGCGGCAGGCCGAAGACGAGGACGCTCGCGACGAATGGCGCGTAGACGGCCGCGCGGGGGAGGACGGCCACGAGCGGGGCGAGGACGGCCGCAGCGCCCAGGGCGACCCACGAGGGGCGGACGACCGCCGCCGAGAGGGTCCGTCGGACGCCGGCTGGCAACGGCTCCGACACCACGGCGCGGGAGCTCACGGTCAGCGGCCCCGCTCGATCGTCCGGGCGTTCTCACGGGGCGTCGCGCCGGCCGGGTCGTCGCCGGTGACGACCGGGGTGCGGTCGGTGCCACCGGCGTCGTCGTCGAGCGTCAGCCGCCCCCACCGGTGCATCACCCACTCGAACAGCACCAGCCCCTGGACGACGAGGAGGTTCGTCACGAGGAAGAACGTGGCCTCTTCGAGCGGGAGGCCGAGGATGTCGATCCCCACGGTGAACGTCTCGGAGATGGTCCACACTCCGAGGCCGATGGCGACCCGATCGGCGAACCAGAGGTAGAGCGTCGGAATCGCGACCGCGACCGGCCACTCCCGACGCTGTCGGAGGAGGTAGCCGCCGCCGACGCCCCACTGGAGCGCCAACAGCGGACCGGCCCACACGAGGATCGCACCGATGTAGTAGCCGGCGGTCGTCGAGAGGAGCGCCGCGCCGGCGACGCTCAGCGCGAGGAAGCCGACGGCCCCGACCAGCCGCGGCGAGAGCCGGGTGTCGCCCGGCTCGAAGGCGGACGAAAAGCCCATGACGTAGAGGAACAGCCCCGAGAGGACGGGCTGGAGGACGAAGAAGAGGTACTCCTCGACGGGTGCCGCGCCGATGCGGGCGACGACGGTCCCCTCGCCGTACCACCAGACGCCCCGTTCGATGAGGAAGTTGTCCCACGGGGTCGTGTAGACGAGCGCGAGCAGCGTGATCCCGACGAGTCCGGTGAGCGCGACGCGGCGACGGCCGGACGGGAGCGTCGGCGCCGCCAGGACGAGCACCACGAGCGGCGGGAGGACGAACACCAGGTGGAACCCCAGGTAGGTGAGCGTCATCGCTTCGTCCACGTCGTGTCCGTCGGGGCCGGACGGGCGGTCGTCGTCACGGGCGACAGGAAGGATCCGAACGGGATTAAGGCCACGGCCGATCCGGCCATCCGAGTGGTCATGTACTTCAACTTTTTGGCCGGTACGGAGTTCGACTCGGGAGATCTCAACATTTTTCGGACAGTCTGCCATCAAATATAAGTCGCGAAACTCCCTAGCCCCGTTTGGGTATGGTAACTCCAGGTGCAGGTATCGAATCGATATCGCTGTGGATCGGCACGATCGGGATGACCCTCGGCACCCTGTATTTCGTCGCACAGGGATGGTCCGTGCGTGACCCCGACCAGCAAGAGTACTACATCATCACCATCTTCATCCCCGCCATCGCCGCGGCGTCTTACTTCGCGATGGCGACAGGGTTCGGCCTCATCGAGGTGTCAGTCCAAGGGCTCGGGACGCTCGACATCTACTGGGCCCGCTACGCGGACTGGCTGTTCACCACGCCCCTGTTGCTGCTCGACTTGGCGCTGTTGGCAGGGGCCGATCGGAACACGATCTACACCCTCATCGGGCTCGACGTG
This Salinigranum marinum DNA region includes the following protein-coding sequences:
- a CDS encoding DUF7344 domain-containing protein — encoded protein: MTLRDLAEQIAVTDQQTEIEALSQEAVEEIEVALHHVHAPKLADAGYVDYDARRRLVGLTDEGRQLGVETECDDRIESSESVTVDLCLDTISDLHEMIRSHDRLSVRMSYDEIIGTLLTEVDASEDRPVEDEEEAR
- a CDS encoding excinuclease ABC subunit C, which produces MEPNEVRARAGDLPRSPGVYQFVAGEATLYVGKAVDLRSRVRSYADPRGERIRRMVAAAETVDVAVTDTETQALLLEANLIKRHQPRYNVRLKDDKSYPLVQLTDHSVPRIEVTRDPEPGATVFGPFTDKGRVETVVKALRETYGLRGCSDHKYAGRDRPCLDYEMGLCSAPCTGEIGEESYRDDVAAAVRFFEGETGVLADPLSREMEAAAQAQEFERAANLRDRLSVVEAFHGGGEEAVSSRGDERTVDVLGAAIEGDAATVARLHAERGQLVDRSRHRLDAPDGRDAAVAALLSAFLPQYYAERDLPDAVLLSERPDDEDVVAWLEAEGVAVRVPGTGREAKLVELALKNARRSDGRTDGVGALAEALSIPRPERIEGFDVSHAQGRAVVGSDVCFVGGDADTAAYRRKKLTEGNDDYLHMRELIGWRAERAVEARDDRPDPDLLLVDGGRGQLDAARAALDAVGWDVPVVALAKEEEVVVTPTRRHDWPSTDPSLHLLQRVRDEAHRFAVQYHQTLRDDVSTVLDEVPGVGPETRTKLLRRFGSVDAIRAASLDDLTDVPGVGEKTARTLTERL
- a CDS encoding CPBP family glutamic-type intramembrane protease gives rise to the protein MPASSTDARPLARPTSLERRRVVVFLALAFGIAWTVGGVIAATGGLRDSPPLVAGFSLATALLATGYMFAPAVAHALTRLLTDEGFDGARRLLRPNLPAAIRSYLLAWLAPAVLTICGVGLFFILFPAQFDPTLATVRDLLPPEAPLTPELVVAVQVGAALTVGPAINTLFAVGEEFGWRGYLLPKLLPLGPRVAVGSVGVVWGVWHWPILAMGYNYGFGYPGAPWTGMLAMVPMTVATGTFLAWVTLRSGSVWPAALGHGAINAVGGVGALLSRPSPPLLFGPTVTGLVVVVPWLVAATWLFSGPERLDPGVS
- the mdh gene encoding malate dehydrogenase, whose protein sequence is MTKVSVVGAAGTVGAAAGYNIALRDICDELVLVDIPKMEDKTVGQAADTNHGIAYDSNTRVVQGGYEATEGSDVVVITAGIPRKEGQTRIDLAGDNAPIMQDIHDSLAEYNDDFVSITTSNPVDLLNRHLYEVGDRAREKVIGFGGRLDSARFRYVLAERFDVPVKNVEATILGEHGDAQVPVFSKVRVDGADPSFTDDEKEEILSDLQESAMDVISRKGATEWGPATGVAHMTEAVLRDTGAVLPGSIKLDGEFGQEDTAFGVPVKLGSEGVEEVVEWDLDEYEEGLLEEASEKLSTQYEKTTADL
- a CDS encoding Sjogren's syndrome/scleroderma autoantigen 1 family protein codes for the protein MSDFDKEAEREKLREKYEHDREKRKETERMSQLLLQGATMTNRHCDTCGDPLFRYQGQEFCATCEGRAQEASAAAAEADEPATDVPGDSGATAGVNGADAPVDAAEPADSGPEPTGDDAEAIAEPGTPPAAIDGEAATGGRATDAAVEPGVSTSEPPASTTRTGTEPDLQAARASLVRTITHHTQRAEAVEDPRRVTDHLTAVREAAEALAALDGRR
- a CDS encoding DEAD/DEAH box helicase, which gives rise to MAATPENDAFVDHPLLSPAFIERRRYQLRLASAARDAHTLVCLPTGLGKTTVSLLVTAERLHERGGTSLMLAPTKPLVQQHAEFYREALSIPDDEIVVFTGEVRPDDRAALWDDARVVIATPQVVENDLIGNRISLSGVTHLTFDECHRATGDYSYVYIAERYHADASDPLVTGMSASPGGDEEAIVTVCENLGLANVEVMTDEDADVAEYTHDTEVEWNRIELPEQVLEIRDALNDVIADRLEKLTEMGVTNKRSPDLSQKELNGMRAELQRLINAGKSEGYQGMSIHAEVMKLRRAVELVETQSVESVRRYFERQRNAARSSGASKASQRLVAEPKVRKAMRQVESYDGIHPKFSQTRILLAETLGIGGGERVIVFTESRDTAEALVDFLAESFHVRKFVGQSDTEGSEGMTQTEQQETLDEFRAGEFEVLVSTSVAEEGLDVPEVDLVLFFEPVPTAIRSIQRKGRTGRQAEGRVVVLLAEDTRDEAFFWISRRREREMEDELRDLKGVAAELERELEETSLDEFDDGGTSGNDAGDPGTDETGGADAETTATGAGTAATNGGERAKDSSLTEFGATPAELDDDPEAEADPGPGDGDEGENEDEAGVVATAGDAEGEAEAEDGDEEEVEVVVDQRELDSTIARDLSTREGVRTRLETLAVGDYVLSDRVVVERKTVADFLDTLTGGDRSLFEQARDASRHYARPVVVIEGDGLYEERNIHPGAIRGALASLAVDFGVSVLHTRDESDTTELLATIATREQTQRDRAVSVHGEKSAKTLDEQQEYVVSAIADVGPVTAQSLLSALGSVEAVMTATEEELQEVRGVGAKTAARIREVVGSDYAFDESE
- a CDS encoding Brp/Blh family beta-carotene 15,15'-dioxygenase — encoded protein: MSSRAVVSEPLPAGVRRTLSAAVVRPSWVALGAAAVLAPLVAVLPRAAVYAPFVASVLVFGLPHGAVDHLAPARTAGTGRWRSMIGVGLLYLVAGGGYLAWWFLDPVSAAVFFILLTWAHWGQGDVYALLAFVDAEHLSTRAERGLALVVRGGLPMVAPLAFHPAEYRRVASAFVALFGGPVAALDPFFTPTARLVAGGGLLALTLVGVGVGAWRVRGGAARHPWAVDVGELALLWVFFAVLPPVLAVGLYFTLWHALRHIARLLLVDPGSREALTAGDAADALGRFARDAAPLTAVSLLGFVGLALVVPGAESLGALADDPDGLLALYLVGIAVLTLPHVVVVTWMDRVQGVW
- a CDS encoding lycopene cyclase domain-containing protein yields the protein MDEAMTLTYLGFHLVFVLPPLVVLVLAAPTLPSGRRRVALTGLVGITLLALVYTTPWDNFLIERGVWWYGEGTVVARIGAAPVEEYLFFVLQPVLSGLFLYVMGFSSAFEPGDTRLSPRLVGAVGFLALSVAGAALLSTTAGYYIGAILVWAGPLLALQWGVGGGYLLRQRREWPVAVAIPTLYLWFADRVAIGLGVWTISETFTVGIDILGLPLEEATFFLVTNLLVVQGLVLFEWVMHRWGRLTLDDDAGGTDRTPVVTGDDPAGATPRENARTIERGR